Proteins from a single region of Candidatus Binataceae bacterium:
- a CDS encoding phosphotransferase family protein codes for MADEAIDLSAEFGDIRKEEQLDWTKLQAFLRDKLPGADKPLEVKQFRGGSSNLTYLMRFGDQEWVVRRPPFGPLPVGGHDMAREYKVLSQLWKVFKPAPRAMVFSDDISIIGAPFFVMERRHGLVIKQRQPLPPEMPTDPASLRRLSEGFIDAAADLHSVDYKAIGLETLGRPEGFLNRQTSGWMKRWEAAKTREVPLMEKLGAWFLEHTPPAQPPAIIHNDFYLHNIMVDAKDPGIITGVFDWEMSTLGDPLVDIGIALNYWRDKTDPDELLLTSQGEVPTLRPGFLSREQLIERYGKRTGRDMSNIGYYWAWAHWKTATVVEQIYVRYVRGQTTDPRFAQMGGFAPGLAHAAALVARREGFKE; via the coding sequence ATGGCTGACGAAGCGATCGATCTATCCGCAGAATTCGGCGATATCCGCAAAGAAGAGCAGCTCGACTGGACCAAGCTCCAGGCCTTCCTGCGCGACAAGCTGCCGGGCGCGGACAAGCCGCTCGAAGTGAAACAGTTCCGCGGCGGCTCCTCGAACCTGACCTACCTGATGCGCTTCGGCGATCAGGAATGGGTCGTGCGTCGTCCTCCGTTCGGACCGTTGCCTGTGGGCGGCCACGACATGGCGCGCGAATATAAGGTGCTGTCGCAGTTGTGGAAGGTCTTCAAACCGGCGCCGCGCGCGATGGTCTTTAGCGACGATATTTCGATCATCGGCGCGCCGTTCTTCGTCATGGAACGGCGCCACGGCCTCGTCATCAAGCAGCGTCAGCCCCTGCCGCCCGAGATGCCGACCGATCCGGCGTCGCTGCGCCGCCTGTCAGAAGGATTCATCGATGCGGCCGCCGATCTTCACAGTGTCGATTACAAGGCGATCGGCCTCGAGACGCTCGGCCGGCCCGAGGGCTTCCTAAATCGCCAGACCAGCGGATGGATGAAGCGCTGGGAGGCGGCCAAGACCCGCGAAGTGCCGCTGATGGAAAAGCTCGGCGCGTGGTTCCTCGAGCATACGCCGCCGGCGCAGCCGCCCGCGATCATTCACAACGATTTCTACCTCCACAACATAATGGTCGATGCGAAGGACCCGGGGATCATCACGGGCGTGTTCGACTGGGAGATGTCGACGCTCGGCGACCCGCTGGTCGATATCGGAATCGCGCTCAACTACTGGCGCGACAAAACCGATCCCGACGAACTGTTGCTGACCTCACAGGGCGAAGTGCCGACGCTGCGGCCGGGATTTCTGAGCCGCGAGCAACTGATCGAGCGCTACGGCAAACGCACCGGTCGCGACATGAGCAATATCGGCTACTACTGGGCCTGGGCGCACTGGAAGACGGCCACGGTCGTCGAGCAGATCTACGTGCGCTACGTGCGCGGCCAGACCACCGATCCGCGCTTCGCGCAGATGGGCGGCTTCGCCCCGGGCCTCGCGCACGCTGCCGCGCTCGTCGCTCGCCGCGAGGGCTTCAAAGAGTAG
- a CDS encoding acyl-CoA dehydrogenase family protein yields MDFSLSPKTEELRKRVSAFMDQHVYPAEKQVQDEMGEDGHEEPQVLKDIRKRAKSEGLWNLFLPDPKHGAGLTNHEYAPLCELMGRSTIGARSFNCQAPDTGNMEILAEYGSQEQKDRWLQKCLDGEVRTCFSMTEPDTPGSDPTQLKTRAVRQGDYYVINGHKWFTSGAIGSAFAIAMVVTDPDAEPHRRASQIIVPTDTPGFNIVRPVPVMGHTGGGGHCEVLYKDCKVPITNILGREGDGFAISQARLGPGRIHHCMRTIGIAERAVELMCKRALNRWTHGSLLADKANIQQWIADSRIEIDSCRLMVMNAAWKMDTQGKKAAANEISMIKVQCANMVMIVLDRAIQLYGAAGVSDDFPLARFWRNSRALRIADGPDEVHRQTIARRELRKWK; encoded by the coding sequence ATGGACTTTTCGCTATCGCCGAAAACCGAAGAGCTGCGCAAGCGCGTCTCCGCCTTTATGGACCAACACGTCTATCCTGCCGAAAAGCAGGTCCAGGACGAGATGGGCGAGGACGGCCACGAGGAACCCCAAGTCCTCAAGGACATCCGCAAGCGCGCCAAATCCGAGGGGCTCTGGAACCTCTTTCTGCCCGATCCCAAGCATGGCGCCGGGCTGACCAATCATGAATACGCGCCGCTCTGCGAGCTGATGGGCCGCAGCACGATCGGCGCGCGCTCCTTCAACTGCCAGGCGCCCGACACCGGCAACATGGAAATCCTTGCCGAGTACGGCTCGCAGGAGCAGAAGGATCGCTGGCTGCAGAAGTGCCTCGATGGCGAGGTCCGCACCTGCTTCTCGATGACGGAGCCCGACACTCCGGGCTCCGACCCGACGCAGCTCAAAACGCGGGCGGTCCGCCAGGGTGACTACTACGTAATCAACGGACACAAGTGGTTTACGTCGGGGGCGATCGGATCGGCCTTCGCAATCGCGATGGTCGTGACCGATCCCGACGCCGAGCCGCATCGGCGCGCCAGCCAGATCATCGTCCCGACCGATACTCCCGGCTTCAATATCGTCCGCCCGGTGCCCGTGATGGGCCATACCGGCGGCGGCGGCCATTGCGAGGTCCTCTACAAGGACTGCAAGGTGCCGATCACGAATATCCTTGGACGCGAGGGCGACGGCTTTGCGATTTCGCAGGCGCGCCTCGGCCCCGGTCGAATCCATCATTGCATGCGCACGATCGGAATCGCCGAGCGCGCGGTCGAGCTGATGTGCAAGCGCGCCCTCAATCGCTGGACGCACGGCAGCCTGCTCGCGGACAAGGCCAATATCCAGCAGTGGATCGCCGACTCGCGGATCGAGATCGATTCCTGCCGCCTGATGGTAATGAACGCGGCGTGGAAGATGGACACCCAGGGCAAGAAGGCCGCGGCCAACGAAATCTCCATGATCAAGGTGCAGTGCGCGAACATGGTGATGATCGTACTCGACCGCGCGATCCAGCTTTACGGCGCGGCCGGAGTGAGCGACGATTTCCCGCTCGCGCGCTTCTGGCGCAACAGCCGCGCGCTCAGAATCGCCGACGGTCCCGACGAAGTGCATCGCCAGACCATCGCGCGCCGCGAACTGCGCAAATGGAAGTGA
- a CDS encoding class I SAM-dependent methyltransferase, which yields MIKDDDLFRELTEGLPRQGPGSTEATLRALAMVSGLPPRPRILDIGCGPGAQTVDLARATGGMIIALDLFPRFLAELQARARAAGVIDQITALHCSMLAMRFADEEFDLIWSEGAIYIMGFAAGLTACRRFLKRGGWLAVSELTWLTDNPPAGALDYWAKNYPALTTIHSNRRTAADAGYENIQSFVLPVTDFWNYYEPGEARLHEVRARHPSDPQIAARLDEAQLEYDLFRKYSDAYGYVFYVMQRP from the coding sequence GTGATCAAAGATGACGATCTCTTCCGTGAGCTGACCGAGGGCCTGCCGCGCCAGGGTCCCGGCTCGACCGAGGCGACGCTGCGCGCGCTCGCGATGGTGTCGGGATTGCCGCCACGTCCGCGTATCCTCGATATCGGTTGCGGCCCCGGTGCGCAGACGGTCGACCTCGCGCGCGCGACCGGCGGCATGATCATCGCACTCGATTTGTTCCCGCGATTTCTCGCCGAGCTTCAAGCACGGGCACGCGCGGCTGGAGTCATCGATCAGATCACGGCGCTTCACTGTTCGATGCTCGCGATGCGGTTCGCCGATGAGGAGTTCGATCTCATCTGGTCGGAAGGCGCGATTTACATCATGGGCTTCGCCGCTGGCCTCACCGCCTGCCGTCGGTTCCTGAAACGCGGAGGATGGCTCGCGGTATCTGAGCTGACCTGGTTGACGGACAATCCGCCTGCGGGGGCACTCGACTATTGGGCAAAGAACTATCCCGCGCTCACGACGATTCATTCAAATCGCAGAACAGCCGCGGATGCCGGATACGAGAACATCCAGAGTTTCGTCCTGCCCGTCACCGACTTCTGGAACTATTATGAACCCGGCGAAGCGCGCCTCCACGAGGTCCGCGCGCGTCACCCGAGCGATCCGCAGATCGCCGCGCGGCTCGACGAAGCGCAGCTCGAATATGATCTTTTTCGCAAGTACTCAGACGCCTACGGCTACGTCTTCTATGTGATGCAGAGGCCGTAA
- a CDS encoding class I SAM-dependent methyltransferase, producing the protein MTQPQTWDPDRYAKNARFVADLGQPVVELLAPRAAERILDLGCGDGALTQKLAAMGCDVVGVDASPLQIEAARRLGLDAWVMSADALNYDNEFDAVFSNAVLHWVRRADDAIACVYRALKSGGRFVGEMGGVGCVEKIRTTLIAALDRRGIDGRAADPWYFPTVADYSACLERGGFRVNYIELIQRPTPLPGDVSGWLETFAESFIIKLPAADRPAFIDEVRGELAPKLKDSSGTWIADYVRLRFAAAKPAA; encoded by the coding sequence ATGACACAGCCGCAGACTTGGGATCCGGATCGCTATGCGAAAAACGCCCGCTTCGTCGCCGACCTGGGCCAGCCGGTCGTCGAGTTGCTCGCGCCGCGCGCCGCAGAGCGGATTCTCGACCTCGGATGCGGCGACGGCGCGCTTACGCAGAAGCTCGCGGCGATGGGATGCGACGTGGTCGGCGTCGATGCCAGTCCATTACAAATCGAAGCGGCGCGGCGCCTCGGCCTCGATGCGTGGGTAATGTCGGCCGATGCGCTGAATTACGATAACGAGTTCGATGCCGTGTTCAGCAACGCCGTGCTGCACTGGGTGCGGCGCGCCGACGACGCGATCGCATGCGTCTATCGCGCGCTCAAATCAGGCGGGCGCTTCGTGGGCGAGATGGGCGGCGTCGGCTGCGTCGAGAAAATCAGGACGACGCTGATCGCGGCCCTCGACCGCCGCGGTATCGACGGCCGCGCAGCCGATCCCTGGTATTTCCCAACTGTGGCGGACTACAGCGCGTGCCTGGAGCGCGGCGGCTTTCGCGTCAACTATATCGAGCTGATCCAGCGGCCGACGCCGCTGCCCGGCGACGTCAGCGGATGGCTCGAGACCTTCGCCGAAAGCTTCATCATCAAGCTGCCCGCGGCTGATCGGCCGGCCTTCATCGACGAGGTGCGAGGCGAGCTGGCGCCAAAGCTGAAGGATTCGAGCGGCACTTGGATCGCCGACTACGTGCGGCTTAGATTCGCCGCGGCGAAGCCAGCCGCGTGA
- a CDS encoding MarR family transcriptional regulator, protein MPQQLERFNRIHEAIEQLRALAEVFERRRAALARGAGLTVEQWRALEAIATEHFMPSMFARGRKSSPAAVSKILRQLLEAGLVTVAVASRDLRQRSYALSPRGRRTLDALREARRAAIDAIWIDLPSTEVDAFDRFTRRLIARIESYERRTPGSTKPRTRSRKLGAVAAQ, encoded by the coding sequence GTGCCACAACAATTGGAGCGATTCAACCGGATTCACGAGGCGATCGAGCAGCTCCGCGCCCTGGCCGAGGTTTTCGAGCGGCGGCGCGCGGCGCTGGCGCGCGGCGCCGGGCTCACGGTCGAGCAATGGCGCGCGCTCGAAGCGATCGCAACCGAGCATTTCATGCCTTCGATGTTCGCGCGCGGGCGCAAAAGCTCGCCCGCCGCGGTGTCGAAGATCCTGCGCCAGTTGCTCGAGGCTGGTCTCGTCACGGTGGCAGTCGCAAGCCGAGATCTGCGCCAGCGCAGCTACGCTCTCAGCCCGCGCGGGCGCCGCACGCTCGATGCGCTGCGCGAGGCACGCCGCGCCGCAATCGACGCCATCTGGATAGATCTGCCATCCACCGAGGTCGATGCGTTCGACCGCTTCACCCGCCGCCTCATCGCGAGAATCGAAAGCTACGAGCGCCGCACTCCGGGCAGCACGAAACCGCGGACACGATCACGAAAGCTCGGCGCGGTGGCCGCTCAGTAG
- a CDS encoding amino acid racemase: MKHIGIVAVSAEGAALCYRTICAEAPAMTSAHMHPEVSMHTTPLGEYARIANEDWSKVGELLLVSARKLASVGADFLICPDNTAHESIDLIIDRSPLPWIHIAEEVARAAAQNGFRRVGLLGTRYLMEGPVYPPKFAAHGIAHVIPDAEARARINQIIFDELVNGRFEKTSREYFVGVINGLKSQGCDAVALSCTEIPLLLTQNDSPLPILDSTRILARAALREAIL, from the coding sequence ATGAAACACATCGGGATCGTCGCGGTGAGCGCGGAGGGCGCCGCGCTCTGCTACCGGACGATCTGCGCCGAAGCGCCAGCGATGACGAGCGCGCATATGCATCCGGAGGTCTCGATGCATACGACGCCGCTGGGAGAATACGCGCGCATCGCCAATGAGGACTGGAGCAAGGTCGGGGAACTTCTGCTCGTATCGGCGCGCAAGCTCGCTAGCGTCGGCGCCGACTTCCTGATTTGCCCCGACAACACCGCGCACGAATCGATCGATTTGATCATCGACCGCTCGCCCTTGCCATGGATTCATATCGCCGAAGAAGTCGCGCGCGCTGCGGCACAAAATGGGTTCAGGCGCGTAGGCCTGCTCGGCACACGCTACCTGATGGAAGGCCCGGTCTATCCGCCGAAGTTCGCCGCGCACGGAATCGCACACGTGATCCCGGACGCAGAGGCGAGGGCGCGCATAAATCAGATCATCTTCGACGAGCTGGTCAACGGCCGTTTCGAAAAAACATCCCGCGAGTACTTCGTCGGCGTAATCAACGGCCTGAAATCGCAAGGCTGCGACGCCGTCGCGCTCTCATGTACCGAAATTCCGCTGCTGCTAACGCAAAACGATTCTCCGCTTCCAATCCTCGATTCCACCCGCATCCTTGCCCGCGCAGCCCTGCGCGAAGCGATCCTTTGA